The following coding sequences lie in one Heyndrickxia oleronia genomic window:
- a CDS encoding DUF3813 domain-containing protein, whose product MANRLFQQARQYVEMAKDASGNGNQQELISKAKNAVSSAYANSTFAEQQQLQELQSEIDRLK is encoded by the coding sequence ATGGCGAATAGATTGTTTCAACAAGCGAGACAGTATGTAGAAATGGCAAAAGATGCTTCTGGGAATGGAAACCAACAGGAACTAATTTCTAAAGCAAAAAATGCCGTGTCTTCTGCATATGCTAATTCAACCTTTGCTGAACAGCAGCAATTACAAGAACTTCAATCTGAAATTGATCGACTAAAATAG
- a CDS encoding YitT family protein, with protein MKIDSVWEHVKKLGVVFIGAVLNAFAMNYFLKPANVYASGFTGIAQLLSKIITQFTPLHLSTGLLLFLFNIPVAILGWKKIGKIFTLYSFISVIFMSILLEVIPIQKTSSDILLYSVFGGVITAVGVGITLKFGASTGGLDIIAMVLSRMKDKPVGNYFFILNAGIVITAGAVYGWDKALYTLLSLYASTRVIDAIHTRYQKLTAMIITKRSEELKRAIHSKLVRGITLIPVKGAFSNEERQMLMIVITRYELYDLEHIIKEVDPNAFTNIVQTTGIFGFFRKE; from the coding sequence ATGAAAATTGATTCGGTTTGGGAACATGTAAAGAAACTAGGTGTTGTTTTTATTGGTGCTGTTCTCAATGCATTTGCAATGAACTATTTTTTGAAGCCGGCAAATGTTTATGCTAGTGGATTTACAGGGATCGCACAATTATTATCTAAAATAATTACTCAATTCACACCATTACATCTATCAACAGGATTATTATTGTTTCTATTTAATATACCTGTTGCAATATTAGGATGGAAAAAGATTGGGAAGATATTTACTTTATACAGCTTTATTTCGGTAATTTTTATGTCTATTTTATTGGAAGTGATTCCAATCCAAAAAACTTCAAGTGATATCCTATTATACTCTGTTTTTGGAGGTGTTATTACTGCCGTAGGTGTAGGAATTACTTTGAAGTTTGGTGCTTCAACAGGTGGACTTGATATTATTGCTATGGTTTTATCACGAATGAAGGACAAGCCTGTTGGAAATTACTTTTTTATTTTAAATGCGGGAATCGTTATAACTGCTGGTGCCGTATATGGTTGGGATAAGGCATTGTATACTCTTTTATCACTATATGCTTCTACAAGAGTGATTGATGCTATACATACAAGGTATCAGAAACTTACAGCGATGATTATTACAAAGAGGTCAGAGGAATTAAAAAGGGCTATCCATTCAAAATTGGTACGCGGAATTACTTTGATCCCAGTAAAGGGTGCGTTTTCTAATGAAGAACGACAGATGTTAATGATCGTTATAACAAGATATGAATTGTATGATCTAGAACATATTATTAAAGAGGTAGATCCTAATGCATTTACTAATATTGTTCAAACGACTGGGATTTTTGGCTTCTTTAGAAAGGAATAA